One Delphinus delphis chromosome 3, mDelDel1.2, whole genome shotgun sequence genomic region harbors:
- the LECT2 gene encoding leukocyte cell-derived chemotaxin-2 translates to MFSPGVLLLAGLISPALAGPWATICAGKSSNEIRTCDRHGCGQYTAQRLHRGVDVLCSDGSTAYAPFTGMTVGQEKPYKNKNAINNGVRISGRGFCIKVFYIKPIKYKGSIKKGEKLGTLLPLQKVYPGIQSHVHIENCDLSDPTVYL, encoded by the exons ATGTTTTCCCCGGGAGTCCTCCTTCTGGCTGGTTTGATTTCACCCg CACTGGCTGGGCCATGGGCTACTATATGTGCTGGCAAGTCTTCCAATGAGATCAGGACATGTGACAGGCACGGCTGTGGCCAGTACACGGCTCAAAG GCTTCACCGGGGTGTGGATGTCTTGTGCTCGGATGGATCTACTGCGTATGCACCTTTCACCGGAATGACTGTGGGCCAGGAGAAaccttataaaaacaaaaatgccatCAATAATGGTGTTCGGATCTCTGGAAGAG gTTTCTGTATTAAAGTGTTCTACATTAAGCCAATTAAATATAAAGGTTCTATCAAGAAGGGAGAAAAACTGGGCACTCTATTGCCCTTGCAGAAAGTTTATCCTGGCATACAATCTCACGTACACATTGAAAACTGTGACCTGAGTGATCCTACTGTGTACCTATAA
- the LOC132422086 gene encoding F-box/LRR-repeat protein 21: MKRNNLSVGNKVVQSSPAVKQPKLGFYSSLNQTHTYTVLLDWASLPHYVVLRIFQYLPLMDRARASSVCRRWNEVFHIPDLWRKFEFELNKSATSYFNSTHPDLIQQIIKKHAAHLQYVSFKVDSSTESAEAACDILSQLVNCSIQTLGLISTAKPSFMNVSKSHFVSALTVVFVNSKSLSSIKIEDTPVDDPSLKILVANNSDTLRHLKMSSCPHVSSDGILCVADHCQGLRELALNYYMLSDELLLALSSETHVNLEHLRIDVVSENPGQIKFLSIKKQSWDVLIKHSPGVNVVMYFFLYEEELETFFKEETPVTHLYFGRSISKAVLGRIGLNCPRLIELVVCAHGLQALDNELICIAEHCKNLTALGLSQCEVSCSAFIEFVRLCGRRLTQLSIMEEVLIPDDDYSLDEIHAEVSKYLGRVWFPDVMPLW, translated from the exons ATGAAGAGGAACAATTTATCTGTTGGGAATAAAGTTGTCCAGTCTTCACCAGCAGTGAAACAGCCTAAACTTGGGTTCTACTCTTCTCTCAACCAGACTCATACATACACTGTCCTTCTAGACTGGGCGAGTTTGCCTCACTACGTAGTGTTACGCATTTTTCAGTATCTTCCTTTAATGGATCGGGCCCGGGCATCTTCTGTATGTAGGAGATGGAATGAAGTTTTTCATATTCCTGACCTTTGGAGAAAGTTTGAGTTTGAACTGAACAAGTCAGCTACTTCATATTTTAACTCCACTCATCCTGATCTCATTCAGCAGATCATTAAAAAGCATGCTGCCCATCTCCAGTATGTCAGCTTTAAG GTTGATAGTAGTACTGAATCAGCAGAAGCTGCCTGTGACATACTTTCTCAGCTGGTAAATTGTTCTATACAGACTTTGGGCTTGATTTCAACGGCCAAGCCAAGTTTTATGAATGTGTCAAAG TCTCATTTTGTGTCAGCACTTACAGTTGTTTTTGTCAACTCAAAATCATTATCATCAATCAAAATTGAAGACACACCAGTGGATGATCCTTCTTTGAAGATTCTTGTGGCCAATAATAGTGATACTCTAAGACACCTCAAAATGAGTAGCTGTCCTCATGTTTCATCTGATG GAATCCTTTGTGTAGCTGACCATTGTCAAGGTCTTAGAGAACTGGCATTAAATTATTACATGCTAAGTGATGAACTTCTCCTGGCACTTTCAAGTGAGACCCATGTTAACCTTGAGCATCTTCGAATAGATGTTGTGAGTGAAAATCCTGGACAAATCAAatttctttctattaaaaaacaaagttgggATGTACTCATTAAACACTCCCCTGGAGTTAATGTTGTTATGTACTTCTTTTTATATGAAGAGGAATTGGAGACGTTCTTCAAAGAAGAAACCCCTGTTACTCACCTTTATTTTGGTCGTTCCATAAGCAAAGCAGTTCTAGGACGGATAGGTCTTAACTGTCCACGACTAATAGAGTTAGTAGTATGTGCTCATGGTCTTCAGGCTCTTGATAATGAACTTATTTGTATTGCTGAACACTGTAAAAACTTAACAGCCTTGGGCCTCAGTCAATGTGAAGTTAGCTGCAGTGCATTCATTGAGTTTGTAAGACTATGTGGGAGAAGGCTAACCCAGCTCTCTATCATGGAGGAAGTTTTGATCCCTGATGATGATTATAGCCTAGATGAAATTCATGCTGAAGTCTCCAAATACCTGGGAAGAGTATGGTTCCCTGATGTCATGCCTCTCTGGTAA